A section of the Streptomyces sp. NBC_01591 genome encodes:
- a CDS encoding phenazine antibiotic biosynthesis protein: MSDGIATPASEQELREYLSQMLRWHFGEKTGSRFWLGRRDALPFDPVTDIHTFDDLCRFPSRVNELREVRVEDLVPRGLAEEPPPYVVESGGTTGRPKRAVLSQTRIEQLVDMYCAYVPEAEGHTMLSLFPTGPHLAGNWQRRWARRLRVPYLQVDIDPRWVKSGIGAEVRQRYVEHVLAQARDVLRTQHVGHLLVTPPLLRALARSEELAERVRATVRVITWGGARMTREELYEYAQLVFPDAAFVATYASSITGTRALLRRSTAYDDLPVFDPVGPELFLRVVAPDTRRPVPYGARGQVLMHTVTRDMFLPNNLERDLAVRVSRGEEWRGDSVADVVPMAEFEGSRVVEGIY, encoded by the coding sequence ATGTCTGACGGAATCGCCACGCCCGCGTCCGAGCAGGAGCTGCGGGAGTACCTGTCTCAGATGCTGCGCTGGCACTTCGGCGAGAAGACCGGGTCACGGTTCTGGCTCGGACGCCGGGACGCGCTGCCCTTCGACCCGGTCACCGACATCCACACCTTCGACGACCTGTGCCGGTTCCCGTCCCGGGTGAACGAGCTGCGCGAGGTCCGGGTCGAGGACCTGGTCCCCCGGGGGCTGGCGGAGGAACCCCCGCCCTACGTGGTGGAGTCCGGCGGCACGACCGGCAGGCCGAAGCGCGCCGTCCTGTCGCAAACCCGGATCGAGCAGTTGGTCGACATGTACTGCGCGTACGTGCCGGAGGCCGAAGGGCACACCATGCTGTCGCTGTTCCCGACCGGCCCCCACCTCGCGGGGAACTGGCAGCGGCGGTGGGCGCGGCGGCTACGCGTGCCCTACCTCCAGGTGGACATCGATCCGCGATGGGTGAAGTCCGGGATCGGGGCGGAAGTGCGGCAGCGCTACGTGGAGCACGTTCTGGCCCAGGCCCGGGATGTGCTCCGCACACAGCATGTCGGACATCTGCTGGTGACCCCTCCGCTGCTGCGCGCGTTGGCGCGGTCCGAGGAACTGGCGGAACGTGTACGTGCCACGGTGCGGGTCATCACCTGGGGCGGGGCGCGCATGACGCGCGAAGAGCTGTACGAGTACGCGCAACTGGTGTTCCCGGACGCCGCCTTCGTCGCCACCTACGCGAGTTCGATCACGGGCACCCGGGCGCTGCTCAGGCGCTCGACGGCATACGACGACCTTCCGGTGTTCGACCCGGTCGGCCCCGAACTGTTCCTCCGCGTCGTCGCCCCGGACACCCGCAGGCCCGTGCCGTACGGGGCACGCGGCCAGGTGCTGATGCACACGGTCACGCGGGACATGTTCCTGCCGAACAACCTGGAACGGGATCTGGCCGTGCGCGTGTCCCGGGGCGAGGAGTGGCGGGGCGACTCGGTCGCGGACGTCGTCCCGATGGCGGAGTTCGAGGGCAGCCGGGTAGTCGAGGGGATCTACTGA
- a CDS encoding thymidine phosphorylase, translating into MTDVFGVDDALEHIERLRHGETLTTERASAVLGLHRTGRLADYQLSSWLATIAARGLRFAETVALTRAYLGPARRGARVRRGGRTVVDKHSTGGIGDKTTLVVVPLVAALGVRVCKLSGRGLGIAGGTIDKLESVPGLRLEFTEAELAARLAADDVVIGSFSGELVPGDTATYDLRSVSGCVRSAPLIAASIVSKKVAVDADAVVFDVRYGAGSLVPDLGAARRLAGLLVRLGGEFGLRCRAVLSDGSVPLGTAVGNAAEVDEAVEFLRGSGDRGLAAECEALAVQMVRVAEPDEPEGRIRDRLRSAIDSGAALSRFVRMLTAQGGDTGPVLGRGGYCRPGARTAVLAREAGWVTDVSALDIGRAALKLGAGKVFADDVIDPHAGIRLTRHLGERVAEGDVLAEVFHRDGLDSGEAAELVAGAVRVGPRENCRVPREPEPVSEADVHTDGTGMVHV; encoded by the coding sequence ATGACAGACGTGTTCGGCGTCGACGACGCCCTGGAGCACATCGAGCGGCTTCGCCACGGCGAGACGCTCACCACGGAGCGGGCGTCGGCCGTTCTCGGCCTCCACCGGACGGGCCGGCTCGCCGACTACCAGCTGTCCTCCTGGCTGGCGACCATTGCGGCGAGAGGGCTGCGGTTCGCCGAGACAGTGGCCCTGACCAGGGCGTATCTCGGCCCGGCCCGACGGGGGGCGAGGGTCCGCCGCGGCGGGCGGACCGTCGTGGACAAGCACAGCACGGGTGGCATCGGCGACAAGACGACGTTGGTGGTCGTGCCGCTGGTGGCCGCGCTCGGAGTCCGGGTCTGCAAGCTGAGCGGACGCGGGCTCGGCATCGCCGGGGGCACGATCGACAAGCTGGAGAGTGTGCCGGGGCTCCGGCTCGAGTTCACCGAGGCGGAGCTGGCCGCGCGGCTCGCCGCGGACGACGTCGTCATCGGGTCCTTCTCCGGTGAACTCGTGCCCGGTGACACTGCGACGTACGACCTGCGGTCGGTGAGCGGCTGTGTCCGGTCGGCGCCACTGATCGCCGCGAGCATCGTCAGCAAGAAAGTGGCGGTCGACGCCGACGCGGTCGTCTTCGACGTCAGGTACGGAGCCGGGTCGCTGGTTCCCGACCTCGGGGCGGCGCGCCGGCTGGCGGGGCTTCTGGTCCGGCTCGGCGGCGAGTTCGGCCTGCGCTGCCGGGCGGTGCTCAGCGACGGCTCCGTCCCCCTGGGCACGGCCGTCGGCAACGCGGCGGAGGTCGACGAAGCGGTCGAGTTCCTGCGCGGAAGCGGTGACCGCGGGCTGGCGGCGGAGTGCGAGGCCCTCGCCGTACAGATGGTCCGCGTGGCCGAACCGGACGAACCCGAGGGCAGGATCCGGGACCGGCTGCGGTCGGCGATCGATTCCGGGGCCGCTCTGTCGAGATTCGTCCGGATGCTGACGGCGCAGGGCGGCGACACCGGACCGGTGCTCGGCAGGGGCGGGTACTGCCGGCCGGGGGCGCGGACGGCGGTGCTCGCGCGGGAGGCCGGGTGGGTCACCGACGTCTCGGCGCTGGACATCGGCCGGGCCGCGCTGAAGCTGGGGGCGGGCAAGGTGTTCGCGGACGACGTCATCGACCCGCACGCCGGAATCCGGCTCACCAGGCACCTGGGAGAGCGTGTGGCCGAGGGAGACGTCCTCGCCGAGGTGTTCCACCGCGACGGGCTCGACAGCGGCGAGGCGGCGGAGCTGGTGGCCGGGGCCGTCCGGGTCGGCCCCCGGGAGAACTGCCGGGTACCGCGTGAGCCGGAGCCGGTGTCCGAAGCGGACGTCCACACGGACGGGACGGGGATGGTCCATGTCTGA